The proteins below come from a single Roseiflexus sp. RS-1 genomic window:
- a CDS encoding SPFH domain-containing protein encodes MSVVAGIVFGFIVWFLMCYLVAGIYTVDQNERAVKTIFGRAERLTDAAIDDPYAEYLRPEERERYRYPQVVVIPPGGPYFKWPWERIYKVSVATQTMNMALDLENPMANQGGTKLEAVTKDQLNIALEGQIRYRVYERNLYAYLWGVKNPIVHVMGYFISILRERIANFEAPQRAITTETAPMEGNMVASVSINDLRKNLRDLNELMDRECLSAAARYGIQFDASLITSIDAPPEVESALAAINTAYNQVSSDISLAQASADQKIVQSKRAVEIETLKAQAEVEPLMALAKQLGDLKRIGGPQALRAYLRNVRLKLYNQAERVILEEQI; translated from the coding sequence ATGTCAGTAGTGGCAGGCATCGTCTTCGGCTTCATCGTGTGGTTCCTGATGTGCTACCTCGTCGCCGGCATCTACACCGTCGATCAGAACGAACGTGCGGTGAAAACCATCTTCGGGCGCGCCGAGCGTCTGACCGACGCCGCCATCGATGATCCTTACGCCGAATATCTGCGCCCGGAAGAACGCGAACGGTACCGCTACCCCCAGGTGGTCGTCATACCGCCCGGCGGACCGTACTTCAAGTGGCCCTGGGAGCGGATCTACAAAGTTTCGGTTGCAACCCAAACCATGAACATGGCGCTCGACCTGGAAAACCCGATGGCGAACCAGGGCGGCACCAAACTCGAAGCAGTGACGAAAGACCAGTTGAACATCGCGCTGGAGGGACAAATCCGCTACCGCGTCTACGAGCGCAACCTGTACGCCTACCTGTGGGGCGTCAAAAACCCGATCGTCCACGTGATGGGATACTTCATTTCCATTCTACGCGAGCGAATCGCCAACTTCGAGGCGCCGCAACGCGCAATAACGACAGAGACGGCGCCAATGGAAGGCAACATGGTCGCCAGCGTCTCGATCAACGATCTGCGCAAGAACCTGCGCGACCTGAACGAGTTGATGGACCGTGAGTGTCTCTCGGCAGCGGCGCGTTACGGCATTCAATTCGACGCCTCGCTGATCACCAGCATTGACGCGCCGCCAGAGGTCGAGTCGGCGCTTGCGGCGATCAACACAGCGTACAACCAGGTTTCGTCGGACATCAGCCTGGCGCAGGCGTCAGCCGACCAGAAGATCGTACAGTCGAAGCGTGCCGTTGAGATCGAAACCCTGAAAGCTCAGGCGGAAGTTGAGCCGCTGATGGCGCTGGCAAAGCAACTGGGCGACCTGAAGCGCATTGGTGGACCGCAAGCGCTCCGGGCATACCTGCGCAACGTCCGTCTGAAGCTCTACAACCAGGCTGAGCGTGTCATACTGGAGGAACAGATATGA
- a CDS encoding SPFH domain-containing protein, whose translation MIEYMIEFATAAIATFIFCLIAVPTILGLLRAFGLYAIVEEGTCHVYVLFGNVVGILREPGLYFLPVQLGLAAFVVNWLGRRHVLDMRLDQKYLRSQPVNSEEGAPMGVGIWYEYKISDPIAYLFKNADPDGSLAANVSNAVVRTLSNLPLADMLENRHAMSRTVRDEVSPKSAEWGYQLGSVYIRKVHFRDIGMIRQIEEKVVNRLRQVTAAIKQDGANQVSIITNSAERQAAIEFARAQAIRPQIVGTALNKIAADPEVSAALFEILELQNIIEGRARVTLIPPARPLLQQMMAATPAEDRQPAQHVR comes from the coding sequence ATGATCGAGTATATGATCGAGTTCGCCACTGCCGCCATTGCGACCTTCATCTTCTGCCTGATCGCAGTGCCGACCATTCTTGGATTGCTGCGCGCCTTTGGTCTGTATGCGATCGTAGAAGAGGGAACCTGTCACGTGTACGTGCTGTTTGGGAATGTCGTCGGCATTTTGCGCGAGCCGGGGTTGTATTTCCTGCCCGTGCAACTGGGTCTGGCGGCATTCGTGGTCAACTGGCTCGGACGCCGCCACGTGCTCGATATGCGCCTCGACCAGAAGTACCTGCGCAGCCAGCCGGTCAACTCCGAGGAAGGAGCGCCGATGGGGGTGGGTATCTGGTATGAATATAAGATCAGCGACCCGATTGCCTATCTGTTCAAGAACGCCGACCCCGACGGTTCGCTGGCGGCGAATGTGAGCAACGCCGTGGTGCGCACGCTGAGCAATCTGCCGCTCGCCGATATGCTGGAGAACCGCCACGCCATGAGCCGCACAGTGCGCGATGAGGTGTCGCCGAAGTCGGCGGAATGGGGCTACCAGCTTGGTTCGGTCTACATCCGTAAGGTGCACTTCCGCGACATCGGCATGATCCGGCAGATCGAAGAGAAGGTTGTCAACCGTCTGCGCCAGGTGACCGCCGCTATCAAACAGGATGGCGCCAACCAGGTGAGCATTATCACCAATTCGGCAGAACGCCAGGCTGCTATCGAATTTGCCAGAGCGCAGGCGATCCGTCCGCAGATCGTCGGCACAGCGCTCAACAAGATCGCAGCCGATCCGGAGGTGTCGGCTGCACTGTTCGAGATCCTCGAACTGCAAAACATTATCGAGGGTCGCGCCAGAGTGACACTGATCCCGCCTGCCCGCCCGCTCCTTCAGCAAATGATGGCAGCGACCCCTGCCGAAGACCGTCAACCGGCACAGCACGTAAGATAG
- a CDS encoding Uma2 family endonuclease: MSVAEATTTGAIVYPESDGQPMAENTLQFRWIVTLQGNLAALFAERADVFVAGDLLWYPVEGRPDIRRAPDVLVAIGRPKGDRGAYLQWEEGGQAPQVVFEVLSPGNTLSEMARKFEFYDQYGVEEYYLIDPERGDASGWVRRAGRLAVIADMNGWVSPALGVRFTVESGEVRLFYPDGRPFLTFEELARAKAEAEARAEAEARARAEAEARARAEAEARAEAEARAARLAERLRALGIEPDDRV; encoded by the coding sequence ATGAGCGTAGCGGAGGCGACAACGACGGGCGCCATCGTGTATCCCGAAAGCGATGGGCAGCCGATGGCGGAGAATACGCTTCAGTTTCGCTGGATTGTGACGCTGCAGGGGAACCTGGCGGCGCTGTTCGCCGAGCGGGCGGACGTGTTCGTGGCGGGGGACCTGCTGTGGTACCCGGTCGAGGGGCGCCCCGACATCCGGCGGGCGCCGGACGTGCTGGTGGCGATCGGGCGACCGAAGGGGGATCGCGGGGCGTATTTGCAGTGGGAGGAAGGGGGGCAGGCGCCGCAAGTGGTGTTCGAGGTGCTGTCGCCGGGGAACACGCTGAGCGAGATGGCGCGCAAGTTCGAGTTCTACGACCAGTACGGGGTGGAGGAATACTATTTGATCGACCCGGAGCGGGGGGATGCGAGCGGTTGGGTGCGACGGGCGGGGCGGCTGGCGGTGATCGCGGATATGAACGGGTGGGTGAGTCCGGCGTTAGGGGTGCGGTTTACGGTGGAGAGTGGGGAGGTGCGGTTGTTCTACCCGGACGGACGCCCGTTTCTGACGTTCGAGGAGTTGGCGCGGGCGAAGGCGGAGGCGGAGGCGCGGGCGGAGGCGGAAGCGCGGGCGCGCGCAGAGGCGGAAGCGCGGGCGCGCGCAGAGGCGGAAGCGCGGGCGGAGGCGGAAGCGCGGGCGGCGCGTCTAGCGGAGCGCCTGCGGGCGCTGGGGATTGAGCCGGATGATCGTGTGTGA